Proteins encoded within one genomic window of Humulus lupulus chromosome 1, drHumLupu1.1, whole genome shotgun sequence:
- the LOC133823615 gene encoding uncharacterized protein LOC133823615, with protein sequence MITGIDNQFLASWKGVDTVYWCQNYLQAHWFAVEASISTWTLNVYDSDVTVISDKQLQSFMKSWSTLFPSLLLQSQLFKDDPRLTIPPGAQRCKEFNVHRMPVDSVPQTKVSGDCGVYAIKHIEHLLGRLPLHTICDDNMKLFKNKWTVDLWYQNVRH encoded by the exons ATGATTACGGGAATTGACAATCAATTTCTGGCATCGTGGAAGGGAGTAGacactgtatattggtgccagaactaccttcaagcacattggtttgcagttgaagcctccatttctacttggactctgaatgtttatgattcagacgtgaccgtgataagtgataaacaactgcaatcgtttatgaagtcatggtctactttgttcccatcgttgttattgcagtcacaacttttcaaggacgaccctcggttgacgattccacctggagctcaaagatgcaaagagttcaacgtgcaccgcatgccagttgattcagtaccccaaaccaaagtcag tggagattgtggtgtgtacgccattaagcacatcgaacacttattgggtaggctaccacttCACACGATCTGCGATGACAACATGAAGTTGTTCAAAAACAAATGGACAGTTGATttatggtatcagaatgttagACATTGA